Proteins from one Ficedula albicollis isolate OC2 chromosome 3, FicAlb1.5, whole genome shotgun sequence genomic window:
- the PYGB gene encoding glycogen phosphorylase, brain form, producing PLAAPLSDGERRKQISVRGIAGLGDVAEVRKSFNRHLHFTLVKDRNVATPRDYYFALAHTVRDHLVGRWIRTQQHYYERDPKRIYYLSLEFYMGRTLQNTMVNLGLQNACDEAIYQLGLDLEELEEIEEDAGLGNGGLGRLAACFLDSMATLGLAAYGYGIRYEFGIFNQRIVDGWQVEEADDWLRYGNPWEKARPEYMLPVHFYGRVEHTPEGVKWIDTQVVLAMPYDTPVPGYKNNTVNTMRLWSAKAPNDFNLQEFNMGDYIEAVLDRNLAENISRVLYPNDNFFEGKELRLKQEYFVVAATLQDIIRRFKSSKFGCRDPVRTCFETFPDKVAIQLNDTHPALSIPELMRILVDVEKVDWDKAWEITKRTCAYTNHTVLPEALERWPVSMFEKLLPRHLEIIYALNQMHLDHVAALYPGDIDRLRRMSVIEEGDCKRINMAHLCVIGSHAVNGVARIHSDIVRNSVFKDFYELEPEKFQNKTNGITPRRWLLLCNPGLADIIAEKIGEGFITDLSQLKKLLEFIDNETFIRDVAKVKQENKLKFATYLEEQYKVKINPMSMFDVQVKRIHEYKRQLLNCLHAITLYNRIRCNPSKSFVPRTIMIGGKAAPGYHMAKMIIKLITSIGEVINNDPYVGDKLKVIFLENYRVSLAEKVIPAADLSQQISTAGTEASGTGNMKFMVNGALTIGTMDGANVEMAEEAGEENLFIFGMRVEDVEALDRKGYNAREYYESLPELRQAIDQISSGFFSPRDPGCFKDVVNMLMHHDRFKVFADYEAYIKCQGQVDQLFMDPREWTRKVIRNIACSGKFSSDRTITEYAREIWGVEPSATAIPPPNLPRN from the exons cccctggcggCACCGCTGAGCGACGGCGAGCGTCGCAAGCAGATCAGCGTGCGGGGCATCGCGGGGCTGGGGGACGTGGCCGAGGTGCGCAAGAGCTTCAATCGCCACCTGCACTTCACCCTCGTCAAGGACCGCAACGTCGCCACCCCCCGCGATTACTACTTCGCGCTGGCCCACACGGTGCGCGACCACCTGGTGGGCCGCTGGATCCGCACCCAGCAGCACTACTACGAGCGGGACCCCAAG CGCATTTACTACCTGTCCTTGGAGTTCTACATGGGTCGCACTCTGCAGAACACTATGGTGAACCTGGGCCTGCAGAATGCTTGTGATGAAGCCATCTACCAG CTGGGTTTGGacttggaggagctggaagaaaTTGAAGAAGACGCTGGACTGGGAAATGGAGGCCTGGGTCGCCTGGCAG CCTGTTTCTTGGACTCCATGGCcacactggggctggcagcGTATGGTTACGGCATCCGCTACGAGTTTGGGATCTTCAACCAGAGGATTGTCGATGGCTGGCAG GTGGAGGAGGCAGACGACTGGCTGCGCTATGGCAACCCGTGGGAGAAGGCTCGGCCCGAGTACATGCTCCCCGTGCACTTCTATGGCCGTGTGGAACACACTCCCGAGGGGGTGAAGTGGATCGACACCCAG GTTGTCCTTGCCATGCCTTACGACACCCCAGTGCCTGGATACAAGAACAACACTGTGAACACCATGAGACTCTGGTCTGCCAAGGCACCAAATGACTTCAACCTCCAGGAGT TCAATATGGGTGACTACATCGAGGCAGTGTTGGACAGAAACCTGGCAGAAAACATATCCAGAGTCCTGTACCCAAATGATAAT TTCTTTGAAGGCAAGGAGTTGAGGCTGAAGCAGGAATACTTTGTGGTGGCTGCCACCCTCCAGGACATCATCCGCCGCTTCAAGTCCTCCAAATTCGGCTGCCGAGACCCTGTGAGAACGTGCTTTGAAACCTTCCCAGACAAG GTGGCTATTCAGCTAAATGACAcccaccctgccctgtccaTACCAGAGCTCATGCGGATCCTGGTGGACGTGGAGAAAGTAGACTGGGACaag GCCTGGGAGATCACAAAGAGGACCTGTGCCTACACCAACCACACCGTGCTGCCTGAAGCCCTGGAGCGCTGGCCGGTCTCCATGTTTGAGAAGCTGCTGCCCCGGCACCTGGAGATCATTTACGCCCTCAACCAAATGCATCTCGAT CACGTGGCAGCTCTGTACCCGGGGGACATCGACCGTCTGCGGAGGATGTCGGTGATCGAGGAGGGCGACTGCAAGCGGATCAACATGGCTCATCTCTGCGTCATCGGCT cccacgccGTCAACGGCGTGGCCCGCATCCACTCTGACATCGTGAGGAACTCAGT GTTCAAGGATTTCTATGAGCTGGAGCCAGAAAAGTTTCAGAACAAGACCAATGGGATCACGCCGAGGCgctggctcctgctgtgcaACCCAGGACTGGCTGACATTATTGCTGAG AAAATTGGGGAAGGCTTTATCACAGATCTGAGCCAGCTGAAGAAGCTACTGGAGTTCATTGATAATGAGACCTTCATCAGGGATGTGGCAAAAGTCAAGCAG GAGAACAAGCTGAAGTTTGCAACCTACTTGGAGGAGCAGTACAAGGTGAAGATCAACCCTATGTCCATGTTTGATGTCCAGGTGAAGCGAATTCATGAGTACAAGCGGCAGCTGCTGAACTGCCTGCACGCCATCACCCTCTACAACC GCATCAGATGTAATCCATCCAAATCCTTTGTGCCCAGGACCATTATGATTGGAGGAAAG GCAGCCCCTGGCTACCATATGGCCAAGATGATCATCAAACTCATCACATCCATTGGTGAGGTCATCAACAACGACCCCTATGTTGGGGACAAGCTCAAGGTCATCTTCCTGGAGAACTACCGGGTATCCTTGGCTGAGAAGG TGATCCCAGCAGCAGATCTGTCCCAGCAGATCtccacagctggcacagaggcCTCAGGTACTGGCAACATGAAGTTCATGGTGAACGGGGCCCTCACCATTGGTACCATGGACGGGGCCAACGTGGAGATGGCTGAGGAGGCAGGCGAAGAAAATCTCTTCATATTTGGCATGCGGGTGGAGGATGTGGAGGCCCTGGATCGGAAAGG gtaCAATGCCCGCGAGTACTACGAGAGCCTGCCTGAGCTGCGCCAGGCCATTGACCAGATCAGCAGTGGCTTCTTTTCCCCTCGAGACCCCGGCTGCTTCAAGGATGTTGTGAACATGCTCATGCATCACGACAG GTTCAAGGTGTTTGCAGACTATGAGGCCTACATTAAGTGCCAAGGCCAAGTGGACCAGTTGTTCATG GATCCCCGTGAATGGACGAGGAAAGTCATCAGGAACATTGCGTGTTCGGGCAAGTTCTCCAGTGACAGAACCATCACGGAGTATGCCCGTGAGATCTGGGGGGTGGAGCCTTCTGCCACAGCAATCCCCCCACCCAACCTGCCCCGAAACTGA
- the ENTPD6 gene encoding ectonucleoside triphosphate diphosphohydrolase 6: MEAMKIPKRFFAFGILTCIAVYVAYIKWHLGSKPFVGATEGVAESRGDKLTHQAVTTALSVFYGIMFDAGSTGTRIHIFKFAQQPRETPRLTHETFKALKPGLSAYADDVEKSGQGIKELLEVAKKEVPMELWKFTPLVLKATAGLRLLPGEKAQKLLEKVKEIFQASPFFVRDNCVSIMNGTDEGISAWITINFLTGRLDDPQKRSVGMLDLGGGSTQITFLPRSKATLQTSPSGHTTSFQMFNHTYKLYSYSYLGLGLMSARLAILGGVEGKPLGEGEELISPCLPPGFKSEWQHAEIVYKIKGQKAGEPLYESCSNKVAKMLYRKVHRASEVKNLDFYIFSYYYDCAAEAGLIDKEKGGSLTVSDFEIAAKYVCKTMEISPGNSPFLCMDLTYITFLLQELGFPKTQGFKLARKIDNVETSWALGATFHYIDSLNRLQY, from the exons ATGGAAGCCATGAAGATACCAAAGCGATTCTTTGCCTTTGGGATTTTGACGTGCATAGCTGTTTATGTTGCATACATAAAATGGCACCTGGGCTCCAAACCATTTGTGGGAGCCACAGAAGGAGTTGCTGAAAGCAGGGGAGATAAACTGACCCATCAGGCAGTGACCACAGCTCTCTCTGTCTTTTATGGAATTATGTTTGATGCAGGAAGCACGGGAACTCGCATCCACATATTTAAATTTGCACAGCAGCCAAGAG AGACTCCCAGATTAACCCATGAGACGTTTAAAGCACTGAAACCAGGTCTGTCAGCATATGCTGATGATGTCGAAAAG AGTGGCCAGGGAATAAAAGAGCTCCTGGAGGTGGCAAAGAAGGAAGTTCCTATGGAGCTGTGGAAGTTTACTCCTCTGGTCCTGAAAGCCACAGCTGGCCTACGGTTGCTGCCAGGAGAGAAAGCTCAGAAGTTGCTGGAAAAG GTGAAGGAGATTTTTCAGGCCTCCCCTTTCTTTGTGAGGGACAATTGTGTGTCGATAATGAATGGAACTGATGAAG gTATTTCAGCCTGGATCACAATAAATTTTTTAACAG GCAGGCTAGATGACCCACAGAAAAGAAGTGTAGGGATGCTGGATTTGGGTGGTGGATCAACACAGATCACCTTCCTTCCGCGCTCCAAG gcAACTCTCCAGACATCACCATCTGGCCACACAACTTCGTTTCAGATGTTTAACCACACCTACAAGCTGTATTCATACAG TTACCTGGGACTTGGGCTGATGTCAGCAAGGCTTGCCATTTTGGGAGGAGTTGAGGGAAAACCCT TAGGAGAAGGGGAGGAATTGATCAGCCCTTGTTTACCACCTGGCTTCAAATCCGAATGGCAACACGCTGAGATAGTGTACAAAATTAAAGGACAGAAGGCAG GTGAGCCTCTGTATGAGTCTTGTTCTAATAAAGTGGCAAAGATGCTCTACAGAAAAGTGCATAGAGCTAGTGAAGTGAAGAACCTGGACTTTTACATTTTCTCCTACTACTATGACTGTGCAGCAGAGGCTGGTCTCATAG ataaagaaaaaggaggaagctTAACTGTCAGTGACTTTGAAATTGCAGCTAAATATG tttGTAAGACCATGGAAATCAGCCCTGGAAACAGCCCTTTTCTCTGCATGGACCTCACATACAtcaccttcctgctgcaggaactgggATTCCCAAAGACCCAAGGCTTTAAG cttgcCCGGAAAATTGACAATGTTGAAACAAGCTGGGCATTGGGAGCCACTTTCCATTACATCGACTCACTCAATAGACTGCAGTACTAA